A region from the Algoriphagus machipongonensis genome encodes:
- a CDS encoding M28 family peptidase, which produces MKNIFLSICMLISFSVLTFAQVESVEKEFNREEAIQHFEYLASDELKGRDPLRPEIEMAASYIASEFEKYGAKQIPGASGYYQTIPFIMSSPPKTGEIVIDGETYSQGESLLVLNGNDLEGTFELVDVGFGEEADYEGKDVKGKVVVANVGAPDQMSPGALFSLGAQKVKLAQEHGAIGLIEMFNLPSVPWQLVSRYLNRTQLTVSQGEASELPYIWIKDPKNKVKSDMAKGKVAEAKFRIEKKVNKPIEGKNVVAWIEGTDPELKDQYVMLSAHYDHVGVGEPDANGDSIYNGARDNAVGTVAVINAAKYFAENPPKRSVLLAAWTAEEKGLLGSAYFASNPLIPLDKIIFNLNIDNGGYNDTSIITVIGLGRTSGDSLISEAVTEIGLKTIADPSPEQGLYDRSDNVNFAKKGIPAPTFSLGFTAFDDEINKYYHKQADGIESFDLDYAVKYWKAYILAAQKISNMPTKPFWVPGDKYEEVGKMLYGDN; this is translated from the coding sequence ATGAAAAATATATTCTTAAGCATATGCATGCTTATTTCTTTCTCTGTACTAACATTTGCTCAAGTAGAAAGTGTTGAAAAGGAATTTAATCGTGAAGAAGCCATTCAGCATTTTGAATACTTAGCTTCTGATGAGTTAAAAGGAAGAGATCCTCTCCGGCCAGAAATAGAAATGGCAGCAAGCTATATAGCTTCAGAATTTGAAAAATATGGAGCCAAGCAAATACCAGGTGCCAGTGGATATTATCAAACGATTCCATTTATTATGTCTTCTCCACCTAAAACAGGGGAAATAGTAATAGATGGTGAAACCTATTCGCAAGGTGAATCATTATTGGTCTTAAATGGAAATGACCTTGAGGGTACATTCGAACTTGTAGATGTAGGATTTGGTGAAGAAGCTGACTATGAAGGAAAAGATGTAAAAGGAAAAGTGGTCGTGGCAAATGTTGGAGCCCCAGATCAAATGAGTCCTGGAGCATTATTTTCATTGGGAGCTCAAAAAGTAAAGTTGGCTCAAGAACATGGAGCAATAGGCTTAATAGAAATGTTTAACCTTCCCTCGGTACCATGGCAGTTAGTTTCCAGGTACCTAAACAGAACGCAATTGACTGTCAGTCAAGGTGAAGCAAGCGAACTTCCTTACATATGGATTAAAGACCCAAAAAACAAAGTCAAATCAGATATGGCCAAGGGAAAAGTAGCTGAGGCTAAGTTTAGAATTGAAAAAAAGGTCAACAAACCAATTGAAGGTAAAAATGTAGTCGCGTGGATTGAAGGGACTGATCCAGAATTGAAAGATCAATATGTCATGCTTTCTGCTCATTACGATCATGTGGGAGTAGGAGAACCTGATGCCAATGGAGATTCCATATATAACGGAGCTAGAGATAATGCAGTAGGTACAGTGGCGGTTATTAATGCTGCCAAATATTTTGCTGAAAACCCACCTAAAAGATCTGTTTTGCTGGCTGCTTGGACTGCTGAGGAAAAAGGATTATTGGGAAGTGCCTATTTCGCTTCAAATCCACTGATTCCTTTAGATAAGATCATCTTCAATTTGAATATTGATAATGGCGGATACAATGACACTTCTATCATCACGGTTATTGGCCTAGGTAGAACTTCTGGTGATAGCCTGATCTCTGAAGCGGTAACAGAAATTGGTTTAAAAACCATTGCTGATCCTTCTCCAGAACAAGGTTTATATGATCGGTCTGATAATGTAAACTTTGCAAAAAAAGGAATTCCGGCTCCTACCTTCAGTCTTGGTTTTACAGCCTTTGATGATGAAATCAATAAATACTACCATAAGCAAGCAGATGGCATAGAGTCATTTGATCTAGACTATGCAGTTAAATATTGGAAAGCATATATTTTAGCTGCTCAGAAAATTAGTAATATGCCTACGAAACCATTTTGGGTACCTGGTGATAAGTACGAGGAAGTAGGAAAGATGCTTTATGGGGATAATTAA
- a CDS encoding pseudouridine synthase: MELPILFEDDSIIAINKPAGLLVHRTSIAAQETVFALQILRDQIGMHVHPVHRLDRPTSGILLFAKKEEILPHLKNLFSERQIKKNYLTIVRGIPEQKKALIDHPLKSERSGRLQEAQTWYKVISETEIPFDTTGRYPTSRYSLLSVNPETGRTHQIRRHLAHIRHYIIGDKKHGDNKQNIFFQNQFGLENLLLHAIRLSFNHPITEETIEISCPVPEHFQSILKSLNLQEPLISSV; this comes from the coding sequence ATGGAATTACCCATTCTTTTTGAAGATGATTCTATCATTGCCATCAATAAACCTGCTGGCTTATTAGTTCATAGAACCTCTATTGCAGCGCAAGAGACTGTCTTTGCCTTGCAAATTCTAAGAGATCAAATAGGGATGCATGTTCACCCAGTTCATCGATTGGACAGACCCACGAGTGGAATCCTGCTCTTCGCAAAAAAGGAGGAAATCCTCCCCCACTTAAAAAACCTTTTTTCTGAACGACAAATAAAAAAGAATTACCTGACCATAGTAAGAGGAATTCCTGAGCAAAAGAAGGCTTTGATTGATCATCCATTGAAAAGTGAAAGGTCAGGAAGGCTTCAAGAAGCACAAACATGGTATAAAGTAATTTCAGAGACCGAGATCCCATTTGACACTACTGGAAGATATCCAACAAGTCGCTATAGTTTACTATCTGTAAATCCTGAAACTGGACGAACGCATCAAATAAGAAGGCATCTAGCACATATCAGGCATTACATCATTGGGGATAAAAAGCATGGGGATAACAAGCAGAACATCTTCTTCCAAAACCAGTTTGGCTTAGAAAACTTGTTGCTTCATGCCATTAGGCTTTCATTTAATCACCCTATTACTGAGGAGACTATTGAAATTTCTTGCCCAGTCCCTGAACATTTCCAATCTATATTAAAAAGCTTAAATCTTCAAGAACCGTTAATTTCCTCCGTTTAG
- a CDS encoding electron transfer flavoprotein subunit beta/FixA family protein, with amino-acid sequence MKILVCITHVPDTTSKIQFTADNTKFDTTGVQFIIGPYDDYALARAVELRDQTGGKLTVLNVGESETEPTLRKALAIGADEAIRVNASPKDSFFVSKQIAHYAKEGAYDLILMGRESIDFNGGMVHGMVGELLGLPSFSPVMKLDVEGTTVQMAREIEGGKESLEASLPLIAGCQEPIAEWKIPNMRGIMSARTKPLNVVEAVSEETQAEATSYELPPAKGAVKLVDKDNVGELVSLLKNEAKVL; translated from the coding sequence ATGAAGATTCTTGTTTGTATTACGCACGTGCCAGATACGACTTCTAAAATTCAGTTTACCGCTGATAATACAAAATTTGATACTACTGGTGTTCAATTTATCATTGGACCTTATGATGATTATGCATTAGCCAGAGCAGTGGAATTAAGAGATCAAACTGGAGGTAAATTAACAGTGCTGAATGTTGGTGAGTCGGAAACCGAACCTACCTTGAGAAAAGCACTTGCCATCGGCGCTGATGAAGCGATCCGTGTGAATGCTTCACCAAAGGATTCGTTTTTTGTATCCAAACAAATTGCACATTATGCCAAAGAAGGAGCGTATGATTTGATTTTGATGGGCAGAGAATCTATAGATTTTAATGGAGGAATGGTCCATGGAATGGTGGGTGAGTTATTGGGTTTACCTTCTTTCTCTCCAGTTATGAAGCTTGATGTAGAGGGTACTACTGTACAGATGGCAAGAGAAATTGAAGGAGGAAAAGAATCATTAGAGGCTTCTTTACCCTTGATCGCTGGTTGCCAGGAGCCCATTGCAGAATGGAAAATTCCTAATATGAGAGGTATTATGTCGGCAAGAACCAAACCTCTGAATGTAGTGGAAGCCGTGTCTGAAGAAACACAGGCTGAGGCTACGTCCTACGAACTTCCTCCAGCAAAAGGAGCGGTGAAGTTGGTGGATAAAGATAATGTAGGGGAGTTGGTTTCCTTGTTGAAAAATGAAGCAAAAGTGCTTTAA
- a CDS encoding NupC/NupG family nucleoside CNT transporter has protein sequence MDYLRGVLGLAVIVLIAFLFSNNRRRIDWRLVGIGIVLQLVFGFLITKVSFVADGFAVLSQGFVKFLSFSKDGAAFIFGDLAGDSFGFIFAFQVLPTIIFFSTVSAGLYYLGVLQKIVFGIAWVMARTMRLSGPESLSAAGNIFLGQTEAPLLVRPFIPQMSKSELMCLMTGGMATIAGGVLAGYVAFLGGDSLEEQSKFAAYLLGASIMNAPAAIVMSKMFVPEEEKEIKQDKLEVNEEAMGVNLIDAMSIGASEGLKLALNVGAMLLAFIAVIAAVNYVLSGLIGEYTGLNSFVASTTGGQFQGFSLEYLFGQVFRVFAWIIGVDWVDTLQVGSLLGQKTVINEFVAYLSLSEMKEVGSLNPKSIVIATYALCGFSNFSSIAIQLGGIAIIAPNQQGNISRLGLKSLLAASMACLMTATIAGMLFG, from the coding sequence ATGGACTACTTAAGGGGTGTCTTGGGACTTGCTGTCATCGTATTGATAGCCTTTCTTTTTTCCAATAACCGTCGCAGGATAGACTGGAGGCTTGTAGGGATAGGAATCGTTCTTCAGCTGGTTTTCGGTTTTCTTATTACTAAAGTTTCTTTTGTGGCAGATGGCTTTGCTGTTTTAAGCCAAGGTTTTGTCAAATTTTTGAGTTTTAGTAAAGATGGCGCCGCTTTCATTTTTGGAGACCTCGCTGGGGATAGTTTTGGATTTATTTTTGCATTTCAAGTACTTCCTACAATTATCTTTTTCTCTACCGTATCAGCTGGATTATATTATCTGGGAGTGCTACAAAAGATAGTTTTTGGTATCGCTTGGGTGATGGCTCGAACGATGAGATTATCAGGTCCAGAAAGCTTGTCTGCTGCTGGAAATATATTCCTAGGCCAAACGGAAGCCCCTCTTTTGGTGAGGCCTTTTATTCCTCAAATGAGTAAATCCGAATTGATGTGCTTGATGACTGGGGGAATGGCTACTATTGCAGGTGGGGTATTAGCAGGCTATGTGGCATTTTTAGGTGGAGACAGCTTAGAAGAGCAAAGTAAATTTGCAGCTTACCTTTTAGGCGCTAGTATTATGAATGCTCCTGCTGCTATCGTAATGTCTAAGATGTTTGTGCCCGAAGAGGAGAAAGAAATCAAACAGGATAAATTAGAAGTGAATGAGGAGGCCATGGGTGTCAATTTGATTGATGCTATGTCTATTGGTGCATCTGAAGGATTGAAGCTGGCATTGAACGTTGGGGCGATGCTTTTGGCATTCATTGCCGTCATTGCCGCTGTTAATTATGTGCTTTCTGGCTTAATTGGTGAATACACTGGCTTAAATTCCTTTGTGGCTTCGACCACGGGAGGGCAATTTCAAGGCTTTTCTTTAGAATACTTATTTGGTCAAGTATTCCGGGTTTTTGCATGGATAATAGGTGTTGATTGGGTAGATACCTTACAAGTGGGTAGTTTATTAGGTCAAAAAACAGTGATCAATGAATTTGTTGCTTATCTAAGTCTTTCAGAGATGAAGGAAGTAGGTTCTTTAAATCCAAAATCTATCGTCATTGCTACCTATGCATTATGTGGTTTCTCTAATTTCAGTTCCATAGCAATTCAGCTGGGAGGAATAGCTATTATCGCGCCCAACCAACAAGGGAATATTAGCCGCTTAGGACTTAAATCTCTTTTAGCTGCCTCAATGGCTTGTTTGATGACTGCAACGATTGCAGGAATGCTATTTGGATGA
- a CDS encoding bifunctional nuclease family protein — MEKLVELEILGLSSNHSQSGSFTLVMGEVEGSRRLPIVIGMFEAQAIAIEIEKIVPNRPMTHDLFKSFANSFNYEIDKIVISDMKEGVFYAKIKCHNESSEIEIDARPSDAIAIAIRFDSPVFCSEKVMSEASIEFSEEENKEENLTKKPAAQKVRSKKDGSLKDFSLDKLNMMLDKAISNEDYEKAARIRDEINKRN; from the coding sequence GTGGAAAAACTAGTAGAACTGGAGATTTTAGGTTTGTCATCAAACCATTCACAGTCAGGGTCATTTACCCTTGTGATGGGGGAGGTGGAAGGTAGTAGAAGATTGCCTATTGTCATAGGAATGTTTGAAGCTCAGGCAATTGCCATTGAGATCGAAAAAATCGTTCCTAACCGACCAATGACACATGATTTATTTAAATCCTTTGCCAATAGCTTTAATTACGAGATCGATAAGATCGTTATTTCTGATATGAAAGAGGGAGTTTTTTATGCCAAAATTAAATGTCATAATGAATCCTCTGAAATCGAGATTGACGCAAGACCATCGGATGCAATTGCTATAGCCATACGGTTTGATTCTCCAGTTTTTTGCTCAGAGAAAGTAATGTCAGAAGCCTCTATTGAATTTTCAGAAGAGGAAAATAAAGAAGAAAATCTAACGAAAAAGCCAGCTGCCCAAAAAGTGAGGTCTAAAAAAGACGGCTCTTTGAAGGATTTCAGTTTAGATAAACTGAATATGATGCTTGATAAAGCCATAAGTAATGAAGATTACGAAAAAGCGGCTCGAATACGAGATGAAATAAACAAAAGAAACTAA
- the mnmA gene encoding tRNA 2-thiouridine(34) synthase MnmA, producing MKTKPRVVVGLSGGVDSSVAAHLLLEQGYEVIGMFMKNWHDESVTISNECPWMEDSTDAMLVAEKLGIPFQAIDLSEEYRERIVDYMFGEYKAGRTPNPDILCNREIKFDIFLKAAQKLKADFVATGHYCQKGEIEVDGKPVYQLLAGADPNKDQSYFLCQLDQEQLSKALFPIGHLQKPEVRKIAKELDLITADKKDSQGLCFIGKVRLPDFLQQQLKPKKGRIIQIPEDLEIYKSQKIPVGVAAEDLDLEDLEAISLPLHYRPEEGKVLGEHNGAHYFTVGQRKGLNVGGTGKPLFVISTDTKENVIYTGLGETHPGLLRNGLFVKEDQIHWIREDLKLQVGESARYKARIRYRQPLTWATLIRKEKGLFVIFDQAQKGVASGQFVAWYDENESIGSGTIF from the coding sequence ATGAAAACAAAACCAAGAGTAGTAGTTGGCCTCTCAGGAGGGGTTGACAGTTCAGTAGCTGCTCACCTACTCCTAGAGCAAGGATACGAAGTCATCGGCATGTTTATGAAAAACTGGCACGATGAATCAGTCACCATTTCCAATGAATGCCCCTGGATGGAAGATTCCACCGATGCCATGTTAGTGGCAGAAAAACTTGGAATTCCTTTTCAGGCAATTGATTTAAGCGAAGAGTATAGAGAGCGAATCGTAGACTATATGTTTGGAGAATATAAGGCTGGCCGGACCCCCAACCCAGATATTCTTTGTAACAGGGAAATCAAATTCGATATATTTCTTAAAGCGGCACAAAAACTCAAAGCAGATTTTGTTGCAACAGGTCATTATTGTCAAAAAGGTGAAATTGAAGTAGATGGAAAGCCAGTGTATCAACTCCTAGCTGGAGCAGATCCAAATAAGGACCAGAGTTATTTCTTATGTCAGCTCGATCAAGAACAGTTAAGTAAAGCACTTTTCCCAATCGGTCATTTACAAAAACCAGAGGTACGTAAAATTGCAAAAGAACTTGATTTAATTACTGCAGACAAAAAGGATTCGCAAGGTCTTTGTTTTATTGGGAAAGTTCGACTGCCTGATTTTCTTCAGCAGCAGTTGAAGCCAAAAAAAGGAAGAATCATACAAATACCTGAAGATTTAGAAATCTATAAATCTCAAAAAATCCCTGTGGGAGTAGCTGCTGAAGACTTGGATTTGGAGGATTTGGAAGCAATTTCTTTACCCCTGCATTATCGTCCAGAAGAAGGCAAAGTGTTAGGGGAACATAATGGTGCTCATTATTTCACTGTAGGTCAAAGAAAAGGACTTAACGTTGGAGGTACTGGAAAACCTTTATTTGTAATTTCTACGGATACTAAGGAGAATGTGATTTATACTGGCTTAGGTGAAACGCATCCAGGTCTTTTGAGAAATGGACTTTTTGTGAAAGAAGATCAAATCCATTGGATCAGGGAAGACTTGAAATTACAAGTCGGCGAAAGTGCAAGATATAAAGCTAGAATCCGTTATAGGCAACCTTTGACTTGGGCCACTTTAATCAGAAAGGAAAAAGGCTTATTTGTAATATTTGACCAAGCACAGAAAGGAGTAGCTTCGGGTCAATTCGTTGCTTGGTATGATGAAAATGAATCCATTGGTTCTGGCACCATCTTTTAA
- a CDS encoding quinone oxidoreductase family protein gives MKAITLDDTSSSKLNVREVPERPLKEGEVRVAIKAAALNHRDEWCRQGLYPNIQNGIILGSDGSGVVEEVSIGTEESWLGKEVIINPAINWGENQKAQNKDFEILGMPRNGTLAEKVIVPVDRLHLKPAHLTFEEAAGLPLAGLTAFRALFYQGEVKPGDAVLITGFGGGVAQLAFQYAVQANALVYATSSKKEKLDKASELGAKGVFNYTDPDWTSEALEQTGGFDIIIDSAAGDAINNLINVVKPGGRIVFYGATLGNPSEIIARKIFWNQIKLMGTTMGSDQDFQNMIQFVSENKVTPLIDEVFPFDKASDAFDKMKEGKQLGKIVLVP, from the coding sequence ATGAAAGCAATTACTCTTGACGATACTAGTTCCTCTAAACTCAATGTAAGAGAGGTCCCTGAAAGACCTTTAAAAGAAGGAGAAGTAAGGGTGGCGATTAAAGCTGCGGCATTAAACCACCGAGATGAATGGTGTAGACAAGGCCTTTACCCCAATATTCAAAATGGGATTATTTTAGGGTCAGATGGAAGTGGTGTTGTAGAGGAAGTGTCAATTGGTACTGAGGAAAGCTGGTTAGGAAAAGAAGTTATAATTAACCCTGCAATTAATTGGGGTGAGAATCAAAAAGCTCAGAATAAGGATTTTGAAATTTTGGGCATGCCAAGAAATGGAACTTTGGCAGAAAAAGTCATTGTGCCTGTGGATAGGCTGCATTTAAAGCCAGCTCACTTAACTTTTGAAGAAGCAGCAGGCTTACCTTTAGCTGGGTTAACCGCTTTCCGAGCCCTTTTTTATCAAGGAGAAGTAAAGCCAGGTGATGCTGTTCTGATCACGGGGTTTGGTGGAGGCGTAGCTCAGTTAGCATTTCAATATGCTGTACAAGCAAATGCTTTGGTTTATGCCACCAGTAGCAAAAAAGAGAAATTGGATAAGGCAAGTGAACTGGGAGCGAAAGGAGTTTTTAATTATACCGATCCTGATTGGACATCGGAGGCTTTAGAGCAAACGGGTGGTTTTGATATTATCATAGACAGTGCTGCTGGTGATGCAATTAATAACTTGATTAATGTAGTCAAACCTGGAGGAAGGATCGTTTTTTATGGTGCAACCTTAGGGAATCCAAGTGAAATAATTGCGAGAAAAATTTTCTGGAATCAAATCAAATTGATGGGAACGACTATGGGGTCGGACCAGGATTTCCAAAACATGATACAGTTTGTTTCAGAAAACAAGGTGACGCCTTTAATTGACGAGGTATTTCCTTTTGATAAGGCTAGCGATGCCTTTGATAAGATGAAGGAAGGTAAACAATTGGGTAAAATTGTTTTAGTTCCTTAG
- a CDS encoding electron transfer flavoprotein subunit alpha/FixB family protein, translating to MSVLVYIEQSEGKIKKTSLEAVSFAHALASKTGEGDVVAVALGTIEQGELAAVGSAGAAKVLHSSEEKLNAGVIQAHASAVAQAFTQVGAKTLVLAKSSLGDAVAARLAIKLNAGLVSNVVALPSTESGYLVKRSIFTGKAFAETEVTTENKVLAVKKNSVDLKTDGGDAAVENFDVALSDADFSSKITSTERATGEVLLPEADIVVSGGRGMKGPENWGMVEDLAKTLGAATGCSKPVSDMGWRPHHEHVGQTGVKVAPSLYIAIGISGAIQHLAGVNSSKCIVVINKDPEAPFFKAADYGIVGDAFEVVPKLTEALKAEL from the coding sequence ATGTCCGTATTAGTATATATAGAACAATCTGAAGGAAAAATAAAAAAGACTAGTTTGGAGGCAGTTTCATTTGCTCATGCATTAGCCTCAAAAACTGGTGAAGGAGATGTGGTGGCAGTTGCATTAGGAACCATAGAGCAGGGGGAACTTGCAGCTGTAGGTTCTGCTGGTGCAGCTAAAGTACTTCATTCTTCAGAAGAGAAATTGAATGCTGGAGTAATTCAGGCACATGCATCCGCAGTGGCTCAAGCGTTTACTCAGGTGGGAGCAAAAACATTGGTTTTGGCAAAATCTTCTTTGGGAGATGCAGTTGCTGCTCGTTTAGCAATTAAATTAAATGCAGGTTTGGTTTCCAATGTAGTGGCTTTGCCGTCCACTGAATCTGGCTATTTGGTGAAAAGAAGTATTTTCACTGGGAAAGCTTTTGCAGAAACTGAAGTTACTACAGAGAATAAAGTATTAGCGGTAAAGAAGAATTCTGTTGACTTGAAAACAGACGGAGGAGATGCCGCTGTGGAAAATTTTGATGTAGCTTTATCAGATGCTGATTTTTCATCAAAAATTACTTCCACAGAAAGAGCCACAGGAGAAGTTTTGTTACCTGAAGCAGATATTGTAGTTTCAGGAGGAAGAGGAATGAAAGGACCTGAAAACTGGGGTATGGTAGAGGATCTTGCCAAAACACTGGGAGCTGCGACAGGTTGTTCGAAGCCTGTTTCTGACATGGGATGGAGACCTCACCACGAACATGTGGGACAAACTGGAGTAAAAGTAGCCCCAAGTTTATACATTGCAATAGGAATTTCAGGTGCTATTCAACATCTTGCAGGTGTTAATTCTTCAAAATGTATTGTTGTAATCAATAAGGACCCTGAAGCTCCTTTCTTTAAGGCAGCAGATTATGGGATTGTTGGTGACGCATTTGAGGTAGTACCAAAATTGACTGAAGCACTAAAAGCTGAATTATAA